The DNA segment TGTGAAGTCGCTACTTTGAAGAATAACATCCGGGACTGCACAAATAAGGTCGGTGTGGCGCAACAACCTGGGCACTCCCACAAACTCATTCACCGTCACCGCAATGCGCCGGTTAAGCCCTTCCAGGTCTAGATAGCTATCGACAATCCCGTGAGCTTCGCCGGACATAGTCACCAATAAATGCCGCGCATCAATGAAGTCTTCCATAGATAACAATTTATTTGCGAGTGGATGATCGGCCCGCATGGCAACCTGATAACCCCCCTGAAACAAAAAGATACTTCTAAGGCTGTTGTCATGATGGCTGATCGGCCCAATCGCGAGATCCACACTGGCTTCGCGTAAGTCATTGTAGGTCCCTTCCGGTGTGTAGGGCACAGCGTGAAGGTCGATGCCTGGAGCCACTCGCTCGAGTTTTTGAGCCAGTTGGCGCCAGATCATCTCTACGGTGAGATCCGTAACCGCAATCCGGAAAGTCCGACTCGCCTGCGCGGGGTCAAATTTAGTGGATCTTACGGCGGTTGACAGGTCATAGATTGGGCCCCGAATACGTTCCCAAAGGCTGAACGCATAGGATGTCGGTTCAATTTTTCGCCCCTTTCGCACGAACAGCGGGTCTTTCCAAACCTGCCTCATTCGCGAAATCGCGTTGGATACCGCTGGTTGCGTCATTGCCAGGCTTTCAGCCGCGCGAGTGACCGAACGCTCGGTCATGATCGCATCGAACACATAAAGTAGCTGCAACTCGTGGCTTTTCATCGAGCGGTTTTACTCCGGTCTGGAAAGACCCGCTGTTCGTGCGGAAGGGGTGCAGGAAAACAGTCGTCGCATGCCGTAAACGCCTAAGCCTGAGCTTAGGCTTAGGCTTAGGCTTAGCGCACGATCATTACCGACATTTTGGCATGATGCACCACATGCTCGGCATTGGGACCCAACACATAATCGGCG comes from the Marinobacter psychrophilus genome and includes:
- a CDS encoding LysR family transcriptional regulator — protein: MKSHELQLLYVFDAIMTERSVTRAAESLAMTQPAVSNAISRMRQVWKDPLFVRKGRKIEPTSYAFSLWERIRGPIYDLSTAVRSTKFDPAQASRTFRIAVTDLTVEMIWRQLAQKLERVAPGIDLHAVPYTPEGTYNDLREASVDLAIGPISHHDNSLRSIFLFQGGYQVAMRADHPLANKLLSMEDFIDARHLLVTMSGEAHGIVDSYLDLEGLNRRIAVTVNEFVGVPRLLRHTDLICAVPDVILQSSDFTENLWVTCLPFDLDPSSLYLFWHTRHDRDPGVVWLRELIESSLKERYSSIMDTTG